A single genomic interval of Alistipes provencensis harbors:
- a CDS encoding carbohydrate-binding family 9-like protein, whose protein sequence is MEVRKIAGISPDDRAAVEQAFAEIIPRHIACCNWPGEFPYAPEVSFRMFHTGDWLLLRFDVAENYTAALVTEDNGQVWTDSCVEFFIAPDEGLYYNFETTCIGRMLLAGRKARNEDLQYAPAEVLAGVKRFTTYPFGEPFAEREGDNRWSLTLAIPPQALFRHALTNWSGFEARMNLYKCGDKLSHPHFLSWRPIRTENPDFHRPEFFEAVTFEK, encoded by the coding sequence ATGGAAGTTCGCAAAATCGCAGGCATCTCGCCCGACGACCGGGCGGCCGTGGAGCAGGCTTTCGCGGAGATCATCCCCCGCCACATCGCATGCTGCAACTGGCCCGGGGAATTCCCCTATGCGCCGGAGGTGTCGTTCCGCATGTTCCACACGGGCGACTGGCTGCTGCTGCGCTTCGACGTTGCGGAGAACTACACGGCGGCACTGGTCACTGAGGACAACGGTCAGGTGTGGACCGACTCGTGCGTGGAGTTCTTCATCGCCCCCGACGAGGGGTTGTATTACAACTTCGAGACCACCTGCATCGGGCGGATGCTCCTCGCCGGACGCAAGGCGCGGAACGAAGACCTGCAATACGCCCCAGCGGAGGTGCTGGCAGGCGTGAAACGCTTCACGACGTACCCCTTCGGCGAACCGTTCGCCGAGCGCGAGGGCGACAACCGCTGGTCGCTGACGCTGGCCATTCCCCCGCAGGCGCTTTTCCGCCATGCGCTGACCAACTGGAGCGGCTTCGAAGCCCGCATGAACCTCTACAAGTGCGGCGACAAGCTCTCGCACCCCCACTTCCTGTCGTGGAGACCCATACGGACGGAAAATCCCGATTTCCACCGTCCCGAGTTTTTCGAGGCAGTGACGTTTGAAAAATAA
- a CDS encoding phosphotransferase enzyme family protein, producing the protein MQAELQKIASQFALESAITAIDSLGEGFINDTFIVRTEGDAPDYILQRKNKNIFPDVPAMMENIRKVTDHIRRGVVAEGGDPRREVMTIVPTHDGKYWFVDSQGDYWAVSVFIGDTISYTKADSPELARKGGEGIGKFQAQLADFTEPLAETIKGFHNIRHRFVQWDEALGRDAAGRVKDLKEEIGWIESRRGEMLAFWSKVEDGTIPTRVTHNDTKISNILFDKKGGVLCAIDLDTVMNSTSLNDFGDAIRSYANTSEEDERDLSLVGLSPEMFRAYTEGYLSQRAKQLTASEIDNLAFSARYITFEQVLRFLMDYIDGDTYYRIKYPEHNLVRTHAQYKLLRSMEEQYGTMCDIVRETVAKYK; encoded by the coding sequence ATGCAGGCAGAATTACAGAAAATCGCGTCCCAGTTCGCGCTGGAAAGCGCTATCACGGCAATCGACTCGCTGGGCGAGGGTTTTATCAACGACACCTTCATCGTCCGCACCGAAGGCGATGCCCCCGACTACATCCTCCAACGGAAGAATAAGAACATCTTCCCCGACGTTCCGGCCATGATGGAGAACATCCGCAAGGTCACGGATCACATCCGCCGCGGCGTCGTGGCCGAGGGAGGCGATCCCCGGCGCGAGGTGATGACGATCGTCCCGACCCACGACGGCAAATACTGGTTCGTGGATTCGCAGGGCGACTACTGGGCCGTATCGGTCTTCATCGGCGACACGATTTCCTATACCAAGGCAGACTCCCCGGAGCTGGCCCGCAAGGGCGGCGAGGGCATCGGCAAGTTCCAAGCTCAACTGGCGGACTTCACCGAACCGCTGGCCGAAACGATCAAGGGCTTCCACAACATCCGCCACCGTTTCGTGCAGTGGGACGAGGCCCTCGGGCGCGACGCCGCGGGGCGCGTGAAGGATTTGAAGGAGGAGATCGGCTGGATCGAGTCGCGCCGCGGCGAGATGCTCGCGTTCTGGTCGAAGGTCGAGGACGGCACCATCCCCACGCGGGTGACGCACAACGACACGAAGATCAGCAACATCCTCTTCGACAAAAAGGGCGGGGTGCTGTGCGCCATCGACCTCGACACGGTGATGAACTCCACGTCGCTGAACGACTTCGGCGACGCCATCCGTTCCTACGCCAATACGAGCGAGGAGGATGAGCGCGACCTCTCGCTCGTGGGCCTGTCGCCCGAGATGTTCCGGGCCTATACCGAGGGCTACCTCTCGCAGCGGGCGAAGCAGTTGACCGCCTCGGAGATCGACAATCTGGCCTTCTCGGCGCGCTACATCACCTTCGAGCAGGTCCTGCGCTTTTTGATGGACTACATCGACGGAGATACCTATTATAGAATCAAATACCCCGAACACAACCTCGTGCGCACGCACGCCCAGTATAAGTTGCTCCGCAGCATGGAGGAGCAGTACGGCACGATGTGTGACATCGTACGGGAGACGGTGGCCAAATACAAATAG
- a CDS encoding type I phosphomannose isomerase catalytic subunit has product MYKFQPILKSMLWGGDKIAPYKQIETSQQQVGESWELSGVKGNESVVAEGPEAGTTLPELIARHGAQLLGAKNFERFGEEFPLLIKFIDARQDLSIQVHPNDELAWERHQSKGKTEMWYVVAADKGAHLRSGFSKQVTPAEYAASVADNTITDILADYEIHPGDVFFLPAGRVHSIGAGSFIAEIQQTSDLTYRIYDFNRRDANGNTRELHTELAKDAIDYTVLPDYRTHYEAVQNSRVELVSCPYFTTSLLDLTVPETLDLADLDSFVVAICIEGRGTIADDSGETVPVHQGETVLIPASARSLAFTPDGAMKLLTSWIG; this is encoded by the coding sequence ATGTACAAGTTTCAACCGATTCTCAAATCGATGCTCTGGGGCGGCGACAAGATAGCCCCTTACAAACAGATCGAGACCTCGCAGCAGCAGGTCGGCGAGAGCTGGGAGCTCTCGGGCGTGAAAGGCAACGAATCCGTCGTCGCCGAGGGCCCCGAAGCCGGGACCACGCTGCCCGAACTGATCGCCCGCCACGGGGCGCAACTGCTGGGCGCGAAGAACTTCGAACGCTTCGGCGAGGAGTTCCCGCTGCTCATCAAGTTCATCGACGCCCGGCAGGACCTCTCGATCCAAGTCCATCCCAACGACGAACTGGCTTGGGAGCGCCACCAGTCCAAAGGCAAGACCGAAATGTGGTACGTCGTGGCCGCCGACAAAGGAGCGCACCTCCGTTCGGGATTCTCGAAGCAGGTGACGCCCGCCGAATACGCCGCCAGCGTGGCCGACAACACCATCACCGACATCCTCGCCGACTACGAAATACACCCGGGCGACGTCTTTTTCCTGCCTGCGGGCCGCGTGCACTCGATCGGCGCCGGGTCGTTCATCGCCGAGATCCAGCAGACCTCGGACCTCACCTACCGCATCTACGATTTCAACCGCCGCGACGCCAACGGCAACACCCGCGAACTGCACACCGAACTGGCCAAGGACGCCATCGACTACACCGTGCTGCCCGACTACCGAACACACTACGAAGCCGTGCAGAACAGCCGCGTGGAGCTGGTCTCGTGCCCCTATTTCACCACATCGCTGCTGGACCTGACCGTTCCCGAGACGCTCGACCTCGCCGACCTCGATTCGTTCGTCGTGGCGATCTGCATCGAGGGCCGCGGCACGATCGCCGACGACAGCGGTGAGACGGTTCCCGTGCATCAGGGCGAAACGGTGCTGATCCCCGCTTCGGCCCGGTCGCTCGCGTTCACGCCCGACGGTGCGATGAAGCTGCTGACGAGCTGGATCGGATAA
- a CDS encoding ROK family protein, translating into MYSHDNRVVITLDAGGTNLVFGAMQANRFIVEPITLPSHAEDLDKCLAAMVEGFRAVISRLSEKPVAISFAFPGPADYPNGIIGGYLPNFPSFRDGVALGPFLEATFGIPVFINNDGDLFAYGEALGGALPQVNARLEALNSPKRYKNLVGYTFGTGFGVGIVVDNRLNRGDNSCVETFCLRHKKMPEIIVEEGVAVRAVKRVYGELANDPDHGLEPKDICDIADGKRPGNVEAARRAFAEMGEIAGDAMATAVTLVDGLIVIGGGITAARKWIMPSLLKELRSKMHTLSGEELNRVQMKVYDLDDDAEFQEFAKGSMQPLKVYGTDRYVAYDPQKRIGVMISKLGASQAISVGAYAFALSQLDAQNA; encoded by the coding sequence ATGTACAGCCATGACAACCGGGTGGTGATCACCCTCGACGCCGGCGGCACGAACCTCGTGTTCGGAGCCATGCAGGCCAATAGATTCATCGTGGAGCCGATCACGCTCCCGTCGCACGCCGAGGACCTCGACAAGTGCCTCGCGGCGATGGTCGAAGGGTTCCGGGCCGTCATCAGCCGCCTTTCGGAGAAACCCGTGGCCATCTCGTTCGCATTCCCCGGCCCGGCCGACTACCCCAACGGCATCATCGGGGGCTACCTCCCCAACTTCCCGTCGTTCCGCGACGGCGTGGCGCTGGGTCCGTTCCTCGAGGCGACGTTCGGCATCCCGGTCTTCATCAACAACGACGGCGACCTGTTCGCCTACGGCGAAGCGCTGGGCGGGGCTCTGCCGCAGGTCAACGCCCGACTCGAGGCGCTGAACAGCCCCAAACGCTATAAGAACCTCGTGGGTTACACCTTCGGCACGGGCTTCGGCGTGGGCATCGTGGTCGACAACCGCCTCAACCGCGGCGACAACTCGTGCGTCGAGACCTTCTGCCTGCGGCACAAGAAGATGCCGGAGATCATCGTCGAGGAGGGCGTGGCCGTGCGTGCCGTGAAGCGCGTCTACGGCGAGCTGGCCAACGATCCCGACCACGGGCTGGAGCCCAAGGACATTTGCGACATCGCCGACGGCAAGCGCCCGGGCAACGTCGAAGCGGCCCGTCGGGCTTTCGCCGAGATGGGCGAGATCGCCGGCGATGCCATGGCCACGGCCGTGACGCTGGTGGACGGACTGATCGTCATCGGCGGCGGCATCACGGCAGCCCGCAAATGGATCATGCCGAGCCTGCTGAAAGAGCTCCGCTCGAAGATGCACACCCTTTCGGGCGAGGAGCTGAACCGCGTGCAGATGAAGGTCTACGATCTGGACGACGACGCAGAGTTCCAAGAGTTCGCCAAAGGCAGCATGCAGCCGCTGAAGGTTTACGGCACGGACCGCTATGTGGCTTACGACCCGCAGAAACGCATCGGCGTTATGATTTCGAAACTCGGCGCCAGTCAGGCCATCTCGGTCGGAGCCTATGCTTTCGCGCTGAGCCAGTTGGACGCACAAAACGCATAA
- the ilvC gene encoding ketol-acid reductoisomerase, which translates to MAQINFGGVEESVVTREEFPLKKALEVLKDETIAIIGYGVQGPGQSLNLRDNGFNVIVGQREGSKSWDKAVADGWVPGKTLFGIEEAAERATIIQYLLSDAGQIAVWPTIKKHLTPGKALYFSHGFGITYKERTGIVPPADVDVILIAPKGSGTSLRRMFLQGRGLNSSYAVFQDATGRAFERVVALGIGVGSGYLFETDFKREVYSDLTGERGTLMGAIQGIFAAQYDTLRANGHTPSEAFNETVEELTQSLMPLVAENGMDWMYANCSTTAQRGALDWWKKFRDATKPVFEELYKEVAAGNEAQRSIDLNSKPDYREKLNDELRELRESEMWQTGAVVRKLRPENN; encoded by the coding sequence ATGGCACAGATCAATTTCGGCGGCGTCGAAGAGAGCGTCGTAACCCGCGAGGAGTTCCCCCTGAAAAAAGCCCTCGAAGTACTCAAAGACGAGACCATCGCCATCATCGGCTACGGCGTGCAGGGCCCCGGCCAGTCGCTGAACCTCCGCGACAACGGCTTCAACGTCATCGTCGGCCAGCGCGAAGGCTCCAAGAGCTGGGACAAGGCCGTCGCCGACGGCTGGGTGCCGGGCAAGACGCTCTTCGGCATCGAAGAGGCCGCCGAGCGCGCCACGATCATCCAGTACCTGCTGTCCGACGCCGGACAGATCGCCGTATGGCCCACCATCAAAAAGCACCTCACCCCCGGCAAGGCGCTCTATTTCTCCCACGGCTTCGGCATCACCTACAAGGAGCGCACGGGCATCGTGCCCCCGGCCGACGTCGATGTGATCCTGATCGCCCCGAAAGGTTCGGGCACGTCGCTGCGCCGGATGTTCCTCCAAGGCCGCGGCCTCAACTCGAGCTATGCGGTGTTCCAAGACGCTACGGGCCGTGCCTTCGAGCGCGTCGTGGCGCTGGGCATCGGCGTCGGCTCGGGCTACCTCTTCGAGACCGACTTCAAGCGCGAGGTCTACTCCGACCTCACGGGTGAGCGCGGCACGCTGATGGGCGCCATTCAGGGCATCTTCGCCGCCCAGTACGACACGCTGCGCGCCAACGGCCACACCCCTTCGGAGGCCTTCAACGAGACCGTCGAGGAGCTCACGCAATCGCTCATGCCGCTCGTGGCCGAGAACGGCATGGACTGGATGTACGCCAACTGCTCGACCACGGCCCAGCGCGGTGCGCTGGACTGGTGGAAGAAGTTCCGCGACGCCACGAAACCCGTCTTCGAGGAGCTTTACAAGGAGGTGGCCGCCGGCAACGAGGCCCAGCGTTCGATCGATCTGAACAGCAAGCCCGACTACCGCGAGAAGCTCAACGACGAACTGCGCGAACTGCGCGAAAGCGAGATGTGGCAGACCGGCGCCGTCGTGCGCAAGCTCCGCCCCGAGAACAATTAA
- the ilvN gene encoding acetolactate synthase small subunit: MEQEYIITVFSENKVGLLSQITTVFTCRDVNIESLTTSESALPGIHKFTIVVRTDPNQIDKLVRQVEKKIDVLKTFVYTPEEVVQQEIALYKVTRSRGVEQLVRKHNVRILEIDEDYIVVEKTGHKADTQALFRLLQPYGVQQFVRSGTVAIIKSRRELLNEYLEELDRMRNAE; this comes from the coding sequence ATGGAACAAGAGTACATCATCACCGTATTTTCGGAGAACAAGGTGGGCCTGCTGAGCCAGATCACCACGGTCTTCACCTGCCGCGACGTCAACATCGAGAGCCTCACGACCTCCGAGTCGGCACTTCCGGGCATCCACAAGTTCACGATCGTCGTCCGCACCGACCCCAACCAGATCGACAAGCTCGTGCGGCAGGTCGAGAAGAAGATCGACGTGCTGAAGACCTTCGTCTACACCCCCGAGGAGGTAGTGCAGCAGGAGATCGCCCTCTACAAAGTCACTCGCAGCCGGGGCGTCGAACAGCTCGTGCGCAAACACAACGTCCGCATTCTGGAGATCGACGAGGACTACATCGTCGTCGAGAAGACCGGGCACAAGGCCGACACGCAGGCGTTGTTCCGCCTGTTGCAGCCCTACGGCGTCCAGCAGTTCGTGCGCAGCGGCACGGTGGCCATCATCAAGTCGCGGCGCGAGCTGCTGAACGAGTACCTCGAAGAGCTGGACCGCATGAGAAACGCAGAATAA
- the ilvB gene encoding biosynthetic-type acetolactate synthase large subunit, with protein sequence MNTSQPSRPEDRRPASDPVITGSKALIESFLHEGVTTLFGYPGGAIIPVYDALYDYRDRLRHILVRHEQGAVHAAQGYARVSGQVGVCLVTSGPGATNTVTGLADALMDSTPLVLVTGQVGSSLLGTDAFQETNFVGITQAVTKWNCQVKRTEDIPAAIAKAFYIARTGRPGPVVVDITKDAQCGTAPFRYEKITSIRSYVPSPAPDAERIAEAARLIDAARRPLVMVGHGVTLGNAEAELRAFLEKSGMPAASTLLGLSALPSDYPQYVGMLGMHGNYGPNIKNRECDLIVAVGMRFDDRVTGCPAHFGENAKVIHLEIDPAEIGKIIPADVPVVGDAKQALPMLTERIRRGDHSAWIGEFRECDRIEYEAVVRKAVHPGEGRIRMGEAVDAVARAYDNDAVLVTDVGQQQMNAARYFGFRRGRSMITSGGLGTMGFGLPAAIGAKLGAPDREVVLFAGDGGLQMTIQELGTIFQSRIAVKIVLLNNSFLGMVRQWQELFYDRRYSFTEMTNPDFGLIARGNDISYRLVERREELAEAVAAMKASEGAFLLEVRVEGEENIFPMVPAGAPVAEIRFE encoded by the coding sequence ATGAATACCTCTCAACCGTCCCGTCCCGAAGACCGACGACCGGCCTCCGACCCCGTGATCACGGGATCGAAGGCCCTGATCGAGTCCTTCCTCCACGAAGGCGTCACCACCCTTTTCGGCTACCCCGGAGGCGCCATCATCCCCGTCTACGACGCCCTTTACGACTACCGCGACCGCCTGCGCCACATCCTCGTCCGCCACGAGCAGGGCGCCGTACACGCCGCACAGGGCTATGCCCGCGTCAGCGGACAGGTCGGTGTCTGCCTCGTGACCTCGGGCCCCGGCGCCACGAACACCGTCACGGGATTGGCCGACGCGCTGATGGACTCCACGCCGCTGGTGCTCGTCACCGGGCAGGTCGGCTCCTCGCTGCTGGGCACCGACGCCTTTCAGGAGACCAATTTCGTCGGTATCACGCAGGCCGTGACCAAGTGGAACTGTCAGGTCAAGCGTACCGAAGACATCCCCGCGGCCATCGCCAAAGCCTTCTACATCGCCCGCACGGGCCGTCCGGGCCCCGTCGTGGTGGACATCACCAAGGACGCCCAGTGCGGCACCGCCCCCTTCCGTTACGAAAAGATCACCTCCATCCGCAGTTACGTTCCCTCGCCCGCACCCGATGCGGAGCGCATCGCCGAGGCGGCCCGGCTGATCGACGCCGCCCGCCGCCCGCTGGTGATGGTGGGCCACGGCGTGACGCTGGGCAACGCCGAAGCCGAGCTGCGGGCCTTCCTCGAAAAGAGCGGCATGCCCGCGGCCTCGACGCTGCTGGGGCTCTCGGCCCTGCCGTCCGACTATCCGCAGTATGTGGGCATGCTGGGCATGCACGGCAACTACGGGCCCAATATCAAGAACCGGGAGTGCGATCTGATCGTGGCTGTCGGCATGCGCTTCGATGACCGCGTGACGGGATGCCCGGCCCACTTCGGCGAGAATGCCAAGGTGATCCATCTGGAGATCGACCCCGCCGAGATCGGCAAGATCATTCCGGCCGACGTACCCGTCGTGGGCGACGCGAAGCAGGCGCTGCCGATGCTCACCGAACGCATCCGCCGGGGCGACCACAGCGCATGGATCGGGGAGTTCCGGGAGTGCGACAGGATCGAATACGAGGCCGTCGTCCGCAAGGCGGTGCATCCCGGCGAGGGACGCATCCGCATGGGCGAGGCGGTCGACGCCGTGGCCCGGGCCTACGACAACGACGCCGTGCTGGTGACCGACGTGGGCCAGCAGCAGATGAACGCCGCGCGTTATTTCGGATTCCGCCGCGGCCGCAGCATGATCACCTCGGGCGGCCTCGGGACGATGGGTTTCGGGCTTCCGGCGGCCATCGGCGCCAAGCTGGGCGCTCCCGACCGCGAGGTGGTGCTCTTCGCCGGCGACGGCGGCCTGCAGATGACCATTCAGGAGCTGGGGACCATCTTCCAGTCGCGCATCGCGGTGAAGATCGTCCTGCTGAACAACTCGTTCCTCGGCATGGTGCGGCAGTGGCAGGAGCTTTTCTACGACCGCCGCTACTCCTTCACCGAGATGACGAACCCCGATTTCGGGCTCATCGCCCGCGGCAACGACATCAGCTACCGCCTCGTCGAACGCCGCGAGGAGCTCGCCGAGGCCGTCGCCGCGATGAAAGCCTCCGAGGGCGCCTTCCTGCTGGAGGTGCGGGTCGAGGGCGAAGAGAACATTTTCCCGATGGTCCCGGCCGGCGCCCCCGTGGCGGAGATCCGGTTCGAGTAA
- the ilvD gene encoding dihydroxy-acid dehydratase, whose amino-acid sequence MKHTLRSAVTTTGRRMAGARSLWRANGMREEQFGRPIIGIANSFTQLVPGHVHLHEIGQYVKQRIEALGCFAAEFNTIAVDDGIAMGHDGMLYSLPSREIIADSVEYMASAHKVDALVCISNCDKITPGMLMAAMRLNIPTVFVSGGPMEAGKFRGRGVDLIDAMVMGADETYSDEEIAQIERCACPGCGSCSGMFTANSMNCLTEALGLSLPGNGTIVATHANRRRLFEDAAALIVRNAERYYFMGDDSVLPRSIATKTAFENAMSLDIAMGGSTNTVLHLLAVAHEAGVDFTMQDIDRLSRQVPVLCKVAPNSHYHIEDVNRAGGIFAILGELGRAGLLDTSVPRVDGRTLGEAVAACDILSPTADDTARRRALSAPAGHYSRELGAQHSYYDELDTDRTAGCIRDAEHAYFRDGGLAVLTGNIARSGCVVKTAGVDEKLFVFRGPARVYESQEQAMNGILADEVQPGEAVVIRYEGPKGGPGMQEMLYPTSYLKSKKLDKACALITDGRFSGGTSGLSIGHVSPEAASGGETAVTRTGDEIEIDTPRRSIRLVVDDTEIAARMAAQGQFRPANRNRRIPTSLRAYARLVSSADKGAVRIIDDNEE is encoded by the coding sequence ATGAAACACACACTCAGAAGCGCCGTCACCACGACGGGCCGCCGGATGGCGGGAGCCCGGAGCCTCTGGCGGGCGAACGGCATGCGCGAAGAACAGTTCGGCCGCCCGATCATCGGCATCGCCAATTCGTTCACCCAGCTCGTGCCGGGCCATGTGCACCTGCACGAAATCGGGCAATACGTCAAACAGCGGATCGAAGCCCTCGGGTGCTTCGCCGCGGAGTTCAACACCATCGCCGTCGACGACGGCATCGCCATGGGCCACGACGGCATGCTCTACTCGCTGCCCTCGCGCGAAATCATCGCCGACAGCGTCGAATACATGGCCTCGGCCCACAAGGTCGACGCGCTGGTCTGCATCTCCAACTGCGACAAGATCACCCCCGGAATGCTGATGGCCGCCATGCGGCTCAACATCCCGACGGTTTTCGTCTCGGGCGGCCCGATGGAGGCCGGGAAGTTCCGGGGCCGCGGCGTCGACCTGATCGACGCCATGGTCATGGGCGCCGACGAAACGTACAGCGACGAGGAGATCGCCCAGATCGAGCGCTGCGCCTGTCCCGGCTGCGGATCGTGTTCGGGAATGTTCACGGCCAACTCGATGAACTGCCTCACCGAGGCGCTGGGCCTCTCGCTCCCGGGCAACGGCACGATCGTCGCCACGCACGCCAACCGCCGCCGGCTGTTCGAGGATGCCGCGGCGCTCATCGTCCGCAACGCCGAACGCTACTATTTCATGGGCGACGATTCGGTCCTGCCGCGCTCGATCGCCACCAAGACCGCCTTCGAAAACGCCATGTCGCTCGACATCGCCATGGGCGGCTCGACCAACACGGTCCTGCACCTGCTGGCCGTGGCGCACGAAGCGGGCGTTGATTTCACGATGCAGGACATCGACCGCCTTTCGCGGCAGGTTCCCGTACTCTGCAAGGTCGCACCCAACTCCCACTACCATATCGAGGATGTCAACCGCGCCGGCGGCATCTTCGCCATCCTCGGCGAACTCGGCCGCGCGGGACTGCTCGACACGTCGGTTCCCCGCGTCGACGGACGCACGCTGGGCGAAGCCGTCGCCGCCTGCGACATCCTCAGCCCCACGGCCGACGACACGGCCCGCCGCCGTGCGCTGAGCGCCCCGGCAGGCCATTACAGCCGCGAACTCGGCGCCCAGCACTCCTATTACGACGAACTCGACACCGACCGCACGGCAGGCTGCATCCGCGACGCGGAGCACGCCTATTTCCGCGACGGGGGACTGGCTGTACTGACGGGCAACATCGCCCGCTCGGGCTGTGTCGTCAAGACCGCCGGAGTCGACGAAAAACTCTTCGTCTTCCGCGGCCCGGCCCGGGTCTACGAATCGCAGGAGCAGGCCATGAACGGCATTCTCGCCGACGAGGTGCAGCCGGGCGAAGCGGTCGTCATCCGCTACGAAGGCCCCAAGGGCGGCCCGGGCATGCAGGAGATGCTCTATCCCACGTCGTACCTCAAATCGAAGAAACTCGACAAAGCCTGCGCACTGATCACCGACGGCCGCTTCTCGGGCGGCACCTCGGGGCTCTCGATCGGCCATGTCTCGCCGGAGGCCGCCTCGGGCGGGGAGACCGCCGTCACCCGCACGGGCGATGAGATCGAGATCGACACCCCCCGCCGCTCGATCCGCCTTGTGGTCGACGACACCGAAATAGCCGCCCGCATGGCCGCGCAGGGACAGTTCCGTCCGGCAAACCGCAACCGCCGGATTCCGACGTCGCTGCGGGCCTATGCGCGGCTCGTAAGTTCGGCAGACAAAGGCGCCGTGCGCATCATCGACGATAACGAAGAATAA
- a CDS encoding homoserine kinase, whose amino-acid sequence MKYIRVFAPGTVANLGCGFDVMGLTLDGVGDLLEIGAEEGAEGLDIRNLSGMNLPENVEDNVITPALRAMLAAYGRPVRIEITMLKKIAPGSGIGSSAASSAAAVYGLNELLDRPFSGKELVEFAMMGEALIGGTPHADNVGPAVLGGVVLVRGYEPFDIVRLPVPDNFFYAVAHPAIVVSTKDAREVLPREIPLSKAITQWGNVGGLVAGFALRDVALIGRSMHDAVVEPYRKGFIPGYDELKEQVLAEGALAMNIAGSGPSVFALASDYEVAQRIAAQMKRHFQDRQIGCHTYAGRVSNAGARVVGQ is encoded by the coding sequence ATGAAATATATTCGGGTTTTCGCGCCGGGAACGGTGGCGAATCTGGGTTGCGGTTTCGACGTGATGGGTCTGACGCTCGACGGCGTCGGCGATTTGCTGGAGATCGGTGCCGAAGAGGGTGCCGAAGGATTGGATATCCGCAACCTGAGCGGGATGAACCTTCCCGAAAACGTCGAGGACAATGTGATTACCCCCGCCCTGCGGGCCATGCTGGCGGCATACGGCCGCCCGGTGCGGATCGAGATCACGATGCTCAAGAAGATCGCTCCCGGGAGCGGCATCGGGTCGAGTGCGGCTTCGTCGGCTGCCGCTGTCTACGGGCTCAACGAACTGCTGGACCGCCCCTTCTCGGGCAAGGAGCTCGTGGAGTTTGCCATGATGGGCGAGGCGCTGATCGGCGGTACGCCCCATGCCGACAACGTGGGGCCTGCGGTGCTGGGCGGCGTGGTGCTGGTACGCGGTTACGAGCCGTTCGACATCGTCCGGCTGCCCGTGCCCGACAACTTCTTTTACGCCGTGGCGCATCCCGCCATCGTGGTCAGCACGAAGGATGCCCGCGAGGTGCTGCCGCGCGAGATTCCCTTGTCGAAGGCCATCACGCAGTGGGGTAATGTCGGCGGACTGGTGGCCGGGTTCGCGCTGCGCGACGTGGCGCTGATTGGTCGTTCGATGCACGACGCCGTCGTGGAACCCTACCGCAAGGGGTTCATTCCCGGGTACGATGAACTGAAAGAGCAGGTGCTGGCCGAAGGTGCGCTGGCGATGAACATTGCCGGGTCGGGACCGTCGGTCTTTGCGCTGGCGTCGGATTACGAGGTGGCGCAGCGAATTGCGGCGCAGATGAAACGGCATTTTCAGGACCGGCAGATCGGCTGCCATACCTATGCGGGGCGCGTGTCGAACGCCGGAGCGCGTGTCGTGGGACAATAA